CCCGGCGCAGTTCGCGCGCGGCGACCTGATGCGCTGCGGCCTGGGCCGACTTGACGGCGCTGTAGGCGCCGATGCCGGCCGTGGGGGTCTCGGCGACCACGCCGCTGATCGAGACGACGAACGGTGACCCGCCCGCCGCGGCGCTCTCGGCGAGGGCCGGAGCGGCGGCGCGCAGCACGCGCATCGGCGCGAGAACGTTGATGGCCCACAGTGCCTCGAGGGTCTCGTCGCTCGTGTCGACGAGGGGGCCGAACGCGACGGCGCCCGAGGCGACGATGACGCCGTCGACGCGGCCGTAGGCGTTCTTCGCGGCGGCGACGACCTTCTCGGCCTCACCGGCGTCGGTGAGGTCGGCGGGGATGAGCGCGGCGCCGTCGATGTCGAGGTCGTCGAGGGCGAGCATCGAGCGCCCCGTCAGGGTGAGGCGCGCGCCCGACGCGGCGAGCTGGCGGGCGAACTCGCGGCCGAGGCCGCCCGTCGCTCCGAGGACGATGATGGAGGCACCCGCGAGATCGGTCATGCGGCCACGCTACGTCGGCTCTCTGGGAGCATGCAGAGGGCGCTCAGGCCGCGTGTCGCTCGCGCTCAGGGGCGCTCACGCTCAGGCGCGCTCGGCGTACTGCCGAACCTGGGCCGCGAACGCCGCGCCGACCTCGTGCGCCTGCTCGCGGTAGAGCCGCCAGTTCTCGTGGCTCAAGCGCTCCTGCTCGGTCGGGTCGACGCCCTCGCGCTCGTAGACGCGGCGCCCGCCCGCGATCCACGCGAGCTGCGTCGCCAGCCCCACCTCGAGGTGGAACTGCAGTCCCCACGCCGACTCCCCCACCCGGAACGCCTCGACGATGCCGTCGGTCTCGCCGAGCAGCACCGCGCCCTCCGGCAGCTCGTAGCTGTCGAAGTGGTAGTGGAACACCTCGACCTCGTCGGCACCGGTCGCGCCGCGCGCGGCCGATGCCACGAGGGGCGCCAGCACGGGGTCGCTCGCGGCGTCGTCGGTGAGGCGCACGCTCGTCCACCCCAGCTCGGGCACCGGCGAGGGCTTGAACGGCGCACCGGCCGCGGCGGCGAGCAGCTGCGAGCCGAAGCAGAGGCCCAGCACGGGCATCCCCGTCTCGAGGGCGTGCTCGAGCACGCGCTTCTCGTGGGTCATCCAGGGGTGCTTGGGCTCGTCGGGCACTCCGGCGTAGGCGCCGAGCGAGACGATGCCGCTGAACCGGTCGAGAGCATCCAGCGACGGAGCGCCCTCGGGGTCGCGCTCGACGTCCCAGGTCACGATGCGCAGACCGGCCTCGGCCAGCGGCGCGGCGAGCTCGTTGAGGTTGTCGTCGACGTCATGCAGCACGACGAGCACCTCGGGGGCTGCGCTCACGCGTGCTCGCCCTGCATGGCGCGGATGTAATCGCGGATGGTCGGCACGCCTTCGAGTTTGTCACGGAAGAAGGTGTTGACGAGGTTGATGACACGGTTCTGCGCCGCCTCGACATCGCTCGTGCGACGCTCGCCCGCCGACTGGTCTTCGAGCGTGCGCCGCAGGCTCAGCAGAGCGCTCACGATCTCGGCCTCTTCATCGCCGTCGAGCATCTGGATGACCTGCAGCATGAGCGCGTCGGCCTGGTCGCGCACCGCGTCGATCGGGATGCTCGTGCCGGGCTGCGTGGCATTGTCGAGCGTCGAGATGAGCGACCACACCTGATACAGGATCGTCGCCGGCTCGTCGAAGAGCTCGCGCACGTAGGCCGCATCGATGTGACGGCCCGAGAGGCGGAAGATGTTGTACATGCGCTTGGCGGCCTTGCCGTAGTTCACCTGCTTCGTGAGGTACTTGCGCACCTCCTCTTCGAGCCGCTCGACGTACTCGTCGAGCGCGTCGTCGCTGACGTGCTGCACGACCTTGGTGAAGGTCGGCAGATCGTCGGCCTCGAGGTAGACCTCCTGGAAGTACGCGTCGAGGTAGCCGTCGAGCGGAACGATCTCGCCGTCGGGCCCCTCCCACGTCACGTCGATGACGTTGCTCGCGTTCGAGAGCGACTTGCGCTGCGGGTCGGTGACGACCCAGTCGAGCTTGCACCAGCCCGGGTCGAGGGCGGCCTCGTACCAGGTGAGGGTCTGCACGCTGCCGTCGGCGAGCGTCAGCTCGATGCGCTCGGCCTCGATCTCGGCCGGGGTCCACGTGATGGGGCTACCGCGCTTGCGCGGCTGACCGCCGTGCTCGCAGTCGACGGGGTAGCTGCCGAGCTTGCCCTCGAGGAACTGGAAGGCGTCGGCCGTGTACGTGCGCCGCGCGGCCGCGCGCATGAGGTCGGCCATGATTCGGCACGCCTCCTCGCGCGACGCGGCCTTGATGTTGAGGCGCTGGAAGTAGTCGCAGTCGCCGGGGAACGACTGGATCTTCGACTGCGCCGCCGAGCCGCTCAGCGCGAGCGCGCTCTCCGCGATCTCGGGCGGGCCGGTCACCTCGACGACCTGGCCGATGCGACGGAAGCGCTCGAGGTCGCGCGGCGTGAAGTCGAGCATGGTCACGCGGTGCCCGAAGGTGCCGCTCTCGTGGGTGACGATGTGCTCGTCGCTCGCGGCGTCGGCGGCGATCGCGGCGAGCCACTGCAGGGCGGCCTCTTCATCGAGCTGCACCCCCAGGCGGGCGGCCGATTCGCGGATGCGCGCGATGTCGTCGTCGGGCTGATTCGTCTGGAGCGTCATCGCGGGCCTCCGGGGGCGAAAGGGGTCAGTCGCGCGACGCCAGTTCGCCTCGCACAGCCCGGAAGAGGGCCGCCTGATCGCGCGCGTCGTCGAGTGCATTATGCGTCAGGGTGATGCTCAGCCCATAGCGTTCGGCGACGAAGTTCATGCTCGTTCCCGCCCAGCTCGAGCCCGTGACTCCGAGATAGAAGGCCTTGATGTCGAGCGCCGAGTGGCCGAAGGGGTTGCGGCCGAGGTAGCGGTGGAAGTAGTCGGCCACGAACATCCAGTCGAAGACCGCGTTGAAGCCGACCATCACGGGGCGGTGACCGGCGGGGGTGACGGTGTCGATCCAGTCGGCGAACTGCTGCATCGCCGCCTCGGGGGCGGTTCCGGATGCGCGCAGCCCGTCGAGCGTGAAGCCCCCGACACTCATCGCCGAGTCGAGCACCCCCTCGCGGTCGGGTTGCAGCTCGACGTAGAAGCCCGGCTCGGTGTCGGGGGCGTCGACGCTGCGGGGATCGACCACGCACGCCCCCACCGAGAGCATCGCGAACCCGCTCGGGCTCGGACCAGCCGCCTCGATGTCGACGCTGATGTAGGTGACGGGCTTCTCGGGGCGATCGGTGCTCACGTGCCCATTCTGGTGGGCGCGCTCCACGGTTCAGTCGAAGACGCTGCGGCCCGTCGCGGTGACCTCGAGCCGCAGGCCCTCGGGCAGCAGGATCGCGAGCACGGGCGGCCGCCAGTCGGCGGCGAGGGTGACGCGAGCGCTCAGACCGTCGGGCGTGCTCGCGGCGACGAGCTGAAGGTTCTCGAGCCCGCCCGCGGGTGCCTCGGCCAGGTACTGCCGCGCGCCCTGCTGCACCTGCTGGTCGGTGAGGCGCGGGCGCAGCACGCCCTCGGGCGTCACGCGCACGTCGTCGAGGTCGAACGACTCGGCGCCGACGAGCGCGGCGCCGTCAGCGAGCGTGAAGAGGCGCTTGCGCTCGAGATACAGCGAGGTCGCGGCGGTCACGAGCAGCACGACCGCGAGGGCGAGCGCGCCGTAGCCCGCGATGAGCGGCAGTGTCGAGCCGCGGTCGTCGCGGGGGTCGAGCCGCGAGCCGCTGCCGAGCGCGCGCCGCCGCATCACCCCGCGCCCCAGAATCGGGAGACCTGCTGGGTGGCGCTCGCCTCGATGGGGATGGCGAGCGGCACGCGCAGGTCGAACAGTGGCGGCACGAGCGGTAAGGGCACGCTCGCCTCGACGCGCACGGTCACCCAGCCGCGGCGCGTGTGGCAGCGGTCGGGTCGCGGCTCGCACGTGATCGCGATGCTCGTCGCGGTCGTCTCGAGCCCGTGGTCGGCGAAGGCGATGGCGAGCGCCCGTTTCGCGGCGGCTGAGCCTGCGGCCGTGGAATCCGCCTGCACGAACACCCGGGCGGCCTGACGGGCGGCTCCTTCGGCGGCGAGTGACGCCGACTGGATGGTGCCGAGCGTGAGGATCAGGTAGACGAGCGGCACGAGCATGAGCAATCCCGCGGTGAGGAACTCGAGCGAGGCCGAGCCGCGGTCATCGCATCCGCCGCCGCGTTCTGCGCTCTTATCGGAGGGGCTCGAGGGCCGCACGCCCGCTCACCTCCAGGGTGTCGTCGATGCCGACCATGCCGATGAGCGGCAGCGGCGACCGCACGGTGACGATGACCACGGGATGCCCTCCGTATGCCCCCGTGCCGGCCGAGATGCTCTGCGCGTAGCCCTCCCCCAGCGCCGCGGTGATGAGCTCGCGGCTCCGCTCGATGCCGGCGGGCAGGGAGCTGTCGGCGAGCGCCGCGTACCGGGCCCCCTCGGCGGCGGCGTCGATGAGGGTCGTGCGCACGTGCAGGGCGAACGCCACCTGCAGCACGCTCAGCGTCACGAGGGTGAGCAGCACGCCGACGAGCACGAACTCAACCGCGGCCGAGCCGCGGTCGTTCGCGAGGCGCGCGCGCAGGGCATCCATCGGCGAGGGCCGGCGTCAGAAACCGGTGACGCGGTCGATCGCCTGCTGGAAGACGCCCTGCAGCGCGGGGCCGGCGAGCGCCCAGATGAGGATGACGAGCCCCGCGGTCATGAGGGTGATGAGCACCCAGCCGGGAACGTCTCCGCGGTCGTCGTTCGCTCGGGCGAAAAAGTCGAGGATTCTGCGCATGCGCGCGATTCTGCTCGTCGTGCGACGGTGAGCGTCGGAGCTGTCCACAACGCGCGCCTGCCGTCAAGAGGTCGCCAACCTTGCCGGCGCCCGGCATGCTTGAGTCGTGACCGACACCCGAGCGCCCGCGACCGTGTCGCTCGAACGACTGCGGGCATCGCTCGCCGACGTCGGCCTGAGCCTGCACCTCGACGGGATCGTTGAGCAACGCGAGGCTGCGGCCGCTGCGGTGCGACAGATCGACGACTACATCCGCCCGCGGCTCGCCGACCTCGACGCTCCTCTGCTCGCGGTCGTCGGCGGCTCCACCGGATCGGGCAAGTCGACCATCGTCAACGCGCTGCTCGGAGTGGCGACGACCCGCGTAGGCGTCATCCGCCCGACGACGCGGCAACCGATACTCGTGCACTCTCCCGTCGATGCCGGCTGGTTCGCGAGCGACCGCATCTTGCCGGGGCTCGCGCGCGTGCGCGGTCGGGTGAGCGCGCCGGGCACTCCCGCGAGTGCCGCGGGCGACACCCCCGAGGCCGCGCGCATCAGCGAACTCATGCTGCTCGAGCACGAGGCCGTGCCGCGCTCGCTCGCGATCATCGACGCCCCCGACATCGACTCGGTCGCCGACGAGAACCGCGCCCTCGCCGCGCAGCTGCTCGCCGCCGCCGACCTGTGGCTGTTCGTCACGACCGCCAACCGCTACGCCGACGCCGTGCCCTGGCGCTTGCTCGAGGGTGCCGCCGCGCGGCAGATCACGGTCGGCGTCGTGCTCAACCGCGTGCCGCCCGGAGCCACCGACGAAGTGCTGCCCGACCTGCGCGCCATGCTCGCCGCTCGGGGGCTGGCCGACGCGCCCGTGTTCACGATCGACGAGCAGCCCCTCGACGACCTCGGCATGCTGCCGGCGAGTGCGGTCGCCGGCCCGCGCGCGTGGCTCGAGGGCATTGCGGGCGACCGCGTATCCCGAGCCCGCATTGCGGCCCGCACGCTGAGCGGCGCCATCGGCGATCTCGACCAGCGCGTGGCCCGCATTGCGGATGCTCGCCAGCAGCAACTCGACTGGCTCGACGGTGCCGAAGCCGCCGCCGACGCGCACTACCAGGCGGCGATCGACGCCGTCGATGCGGCGACGAGCGACGGCGCGCTGCTGCGCGGCGAGGTGCTCGCGCGGTGGCAGGACTTCGTGGGGACATCCGACGTGTTCCGCAGCATTGAGTCGTGGTACGCCCGCACGCGCGACAGCATCACGGCGTGGGTCACCGGCAAGCCGAGCCCGGTCATCGCGGTCGAGACGCAGATCGAGAGCGGGCTGCAGGCGGTCATTATCGATCAGGCGGGGCGCGCGGCCGCCGCCGCCTGGTCCGACCTCGAACGCACCCTGCCGGGGCGCATGGTCGCCGAACTCAACCCGTACCTCGCCGCGGAGAGCCCCGAGCTGCGCGACCGCGCAGCGGCGATGATCCGCGAGTGGCAGGGCGCGCTCATGCAACTCATTCACGACAACGCGGGCACCAAGCGCGTGCGGGCTCGCGTGGTGTCGCTCGGGCTCAACGTCGTGACGGTGGCGCTCATGATCGTCGTGTTCGCCTCGACCGGAGGACTCACGGGCGGCGAGCTCGCGATCGCAGGCGGCTCGGCCGTCATCGGCCAGAAGCTGCTCGAGACGATCTTCGGCGAAGACGCCGTGCGCCGGCTCGCGGCCGAAGCCCGCAGCGATCTGCAGCGGCGGGTCGAAGCGCTCTTCGACTCGGAGGCCGATCGCCTGGGCACGGCACTCGAATCCCTGCGATTCGGCTCGGCACCCGAGTCGCTGCGGCGCGAGTCGCGGGCGCTGCTCGACGACGTGGCGCGGGCGGCAGACGCGTGAGTGCAACAAGACCGACCCTCGACGAGCGGATCGCCGCTCTGCGGACGGTGACCGAGGCGGGCACGGGGCGCATCCCGAGTGCGATCGCCGACGAAGCGCGGGCACTCCTGTTGCAGACCGAGGCGCGTCGTGCGCGCTCGCCCGAGCACACGGTCGTGGGCGTTTTCGGCGCGACCGGGTCGGGCAAGTCGAGCCTGGTGAACGCGCTCGTCGGCGACGAGGTGGCGAAGGCGCACGTTCGGCGTCCGACGACGTCGCAAGCCCTCGCCGTCACGTGGGACGCTACGGGTGCCGCCGACCTGCTCGACTGGCTGCAGATTCGCGAGCGCATCGAGCGCGTCGAGCCGATCGATCCGCGCGCGGGCAAGCTCGTGCTCGTCGATCTGCCCGACGTGGATTCTGTCGAGGCGGGCAACCGCGCGATCGCCGAGCGACTGGCCGGCCAAGTGGATGCCCTGCTCTGGGTTGTCGACCCGCAGAAGTATGCCGACGAC
The sequence above is a segment of the Microcella humidisoli genome. Coding sequences within it:
- a CDS encoding SDR family NAD(P)-dependent oxidoreductase, which codes for MTDLAGASIIVLGATGGLGREFARQLAASGARLTLTGRSMLALDDLDIDGAALIPADLTDAGEAEKVVAAAKNAYGRVDGVIVASGAVAFGPLVDTSDETLEALWAINVLAPMRVLRAAAPALAESAAAGGSPFVVSISGVVAETPTAGIGAYSAVKSAQAAAHQVAARELRRAGIRVLDARPGHTETELSKHPISGERPAFPVGYAPAAVVTRILDAVRADEKDLPSSAFQGLPTAQVV
- a CDS encoding type 1 glutamine amidotransferase, with the protein product MSAAPEVLVVLHDVDDNLNELAAPLAEAGLRIVTWDVERDPEGAPSLDALDRFSGIVSLGAYAGVPDEPKHPWMTHEKRVLEHALETGMPVLGLCFGSQLLAAAAGAPFKPSPVPELGWTSVRLTDDAASDPVLAPLVASAARGATGADEVEVFHYHFDSYELPEGAVLLGETDGIVEAFRVGESAWGLQFHLEVGLATQLAWIAGGRRVYEREGVDPTEQERLSHENWRLYREQAHEVGAAFAAQVRQYAERA
- a CDS encoding 3'-5' exonuclease; amino-acid sequence: MSTDRPEKPVTYISVDIEAAGPSPSGFAMLSVGACVVDPRSVDAPDTEPGFYVELQPDREGVLDSAMSVGGFTLDGLRASGTAPEAAMQQFADWIDTVTPAGHRPVMVGFNAVFDWMFVADYFHRYLGRNPFGHSALDIKAFYLGVTGSSWAGTSMNFVAERYGLSITLTHNALDDARDQAALFRAVRGELASRD
- a CDS encoding pilus assembly protein TadG-related protein encodes the protein MRRRALGSGSRLDPRDDRGSTLPLIAGYGALALAVVLLVTAATSLYLERKRLFTLADGAALVGAESFDLDDVRVTPEGVLRPRLTDQQVQQGARQYLAEAPAGGLENLQLVAASTPDGLSARVTLAADWRPPVLAILLPEGLRLEVTATGRSVFD
- a CDS encoding TadE/TadG family type IV pilus assembly protein; protein product: MDALRARLANDRGSAAVEFVLVGVLLTLVTLSVLQVAFALHVRTTLIDAAAEGARYAALADSSLPAGIERSRELITAALGEGYAQSISAGTGAYGGHPVVIVTVRSPLPLIGMVGIDDTLEVSGRAALEPLR
- a CDS encoding dynamin family protein; this translates as MTDTRAPATVSLERLRASLADVGLSLHLDGIVEQREAAAAAVRQIDDYIRPRLADLDAPLLAVVGGSTGSGKSTIVNALLGVATTRVGVIRPTTRQPILVHSPVDAGWFASDRILPGLARVRGRVSAPGTPASAAGDTPEAARISELMLLEHEAVPRSLAIIDAPDIDSVADENRALAAQLLAAADLWLFVTTANRYADAVPWRLLEGAAARQITVGVVLNRVPPGATDEVLPDLRAMLAARGLADAPVFTIDEQPLDDLGMLPASAVAGPRAWLEGIAGDRVSRARIAARTLSGAIGDLDQRVARIADARQQQLDWLDGAEAAADAHYQAAIDAVDAATSDGALLRGEVLARWQDFVGTSDVFRSIESWYARTRDSITAWVTGKPSPVIAVETQIESGLQAVIIDQAGRAAAAAWSDLERTLPGRMVAELNPYLAAESPELRDRAAAMIREWQGALMQLIHDNAGTKRVRARVVSLGLNVVTVALMIVVFASTGGLTGGELAIAGGSAVIGQKLLETIFGEDAVRRLAAEARSDLQRRVEALFDSEADRLGTALESLRFGSAPESLRRESRALLDDVARAADA